From the Plasmodium vivax chromosome 5, whole genome shotgun sequence genome, one window contains:
- a CDS encoding hypothetical protein, conserved (encoded by transcript PVX_089615A): MYSRSYLCEGDEWGVEGEGLPFEISGGGTKGNKLAHEVGNDGRIGGDEVNGGDFFCHLLEGAHGGKAPQLGSTGNASSGGEASLVRALSKQNLPRGDDHHARRHVAVRHGSMLGGSMLGTSMQSPSMRGAPERNSPGSSLWFDSNESVPSQGGRKAKEKQKGERITQAVEHPTDVLSKDLGQRLNQVKAKMNSSFGLWESSNPLGHPQGGAQQLQEEEEEEKKKKEDLLQRRKTNLYNYKFSAEGDFSSEADRRRDWGELNEDVGWGQSNQCGEFNSGGGARSGGGAAPRGSHPPVGKHTDEAFHTDAALHNLDVCRSNEMNGGYGEPSEGSEPPSGAVRANKQSSHACIKQKLTKEVTPSGGRSLSSVHRIQGKKTPSSGTLHHSNMSSYQSGSARGSVSSVRSHLTDHPKEEEANKTHSKKEGGNVRGANRLMRLQTTALSERSGRPNTRSSVTMSSGSNGSGSSGGSGSSGIANRKHTTTATRKHTTTATRKNAATANRDSGKLVSSSDEGGRLLDAAAASEESKFFHEIKAYLSYKSGVDEEEAEEEAVSADGAVDVDDTASPAKAANKGDASAGVETQWRRAEDMAKRRSASKKKQPARKPSPVEGEAVPHGDSYRSSGDGMSKLSAGERHTELTLHQRSGGGKSVPQKVGKECQRGRGEEGGHVATQHSEVSTGGEQPPKGYTKLASRRGRIDGAVGMNDLSAETKKTLQFGDYLDSNGREPSGGHLLPHHEGGNTSPLIGLSLAEEANRAEWTGVAPRAHAREGDEHSWEKGGERADEKFCERLDETPRGVSANDHPPAAQLDGKSHGGRPSPEGNVIKRGSATREAVAEERRDGNAPNILDAEPMERPPPPAAERGNNEGGDSGPRIRFPFPQRGKRFKDIFISLIKRGDAGRSPEGGRSPDEGTIPEEGITPEEGSNGQVLPTHANAKQASRVEEAEEAEEGEEGGENKQTKVSQETSELSFESNSSSRKKPNTLYNNFLESLKHPSCRHVIDKVRTFIQRFPKDLSREVAASKIHRFIDETQPVLLNCHIYRKVNVYQANVIVEGYEKFLLQKLHPYVYRMEPKDKDEDEKIYTKINCLQWVELKHLEIAEGIQLERLKQAQAELLRIQKMRAPNDKLIMVLNCCRIVTSAVYAAKKSSRRKRHRAHKRSDSVGAPENAETTVGSGAEGEAGVAEGGAVVAEGGADALEVKPAHLEGGAAASAAKLAASDGDASETERDDDELLPCADEVLPVLIYVIIKTNPPELISNIAYIQSFRHPNHFVSEEAYSFTQFCSGVEFIKELGKSTFLNIPEEEYKERVSQAEQFYLNEVKESNKKLQEAAGKLTDFIKLSNEKKLCVNVISKIEGLQLRFEGEDNFNALTVSNLAAIFEEYKLLVRLKNEILRDMQEHEQALSAG, from the coding sequence ATGTACTCGAGGAGCTACTTATGTGAAGGCGATGAGTGGGGGGTGGAGGGTGAAGGACTACCGTTTGAGATCTCAGGAGGGGGAACGAAAGGAAATAAATTGGCACATGAAGTTGGTAATGATGGCAGAATTGGAGGTGACGAAGTGAATGGCGGAGACTTCTTTTGCCATCTTTTGGAAGGTGCCCATGGGGGGAAGGCGCCACAGTTGGGCAGCACTGGAAATGCATCATCTGGGGGTGAAGCCAGCTTGGTAAGAGCCCTCAGCAAGCAGAACCTTCCGCGGGGGGACGACCACCACGCGAGGCGTCACGTTGCTGTGCGGCACGGCTCTATGCTGGGTGGCTCTATGCTGGGTACCTCTATGCAGAGCCCCTCCATGAGGGGCGCCCCCGAGCGGAACTCCCCGGGCAGCTCCCTCTGGTTCGACTCGAACGAGAGTGTCCCatcgcagggggggagaaaagcaaaagagaaacaaaaaggggaacgtATTACCCAAGCAGTGGAGCACCCAACGGATGTGCTAAGCAAAGACCTCGGGCAGCGACTGAATCAAGTGAAAGCCAAAATGAATTCCTCATTCGGCTTATGGGAGAGTAGCAACCCCTTGGGTCACCCCCAGGGAGGGGCGCAGCAgctgcaggaggaggaggaggaggagaagaagaagaaggaggacctCCTGCAAAGAAGGAAGACCAATCTGTATAACTATAAGTTTAGCGCGGAAGGAGATTTTTCCAGTGAGGCCGATCGGCGTAGAGACTGGGGGGAGCTCAACGAGGATGTCGGTTGGGGCCAGTCCAACCAGTGTGGCGAATTCAATTCCGGCGGCGGCGCGCGCAgtgggggaggagcagcccCGCGTGGCAGTCACCCCCCGGTGGGGAAGCACACCGATGAGGCCTTCCACACCGATGCGGCTTTACACAACCTGGACGTGTGCCGCTCGAACGAAATGAATGGAGGGTATGGGGAACCGAGCGAGGGGAGCGAACCTCCCAGTGGGGCAGTCAGAGCAAACAAGCAGAGCTCCCATGCATGTATTAAACAGAAGCTGACGAAGGAGGTTACCCCCAGTGGAGGGAGGAGCCTCTCAAGTGTCCACAGAATCCAAGGAAAGAAGACTCCCTCCAGTGGCACTCTACATCATAGCAACATGAGCAGCTACCAAAGTGGAAGCGCGAGAGGATCCGTAAGCTCAGTGAGGAGTCACCTGACGGACCACcccaaagaggaagaggcaaacaaaacgcactcaaaaaaagaaggtgGCAATGTTAGGGGTGCAAATCGATTGATGCGCCTTCAAACCACCGCCTTGTCGGAGCGATCGGGGAGGCCGAACACGCGAAGTAGCGTCACCATGAGCAGTGGTAGTAACGGGAGCGGCAGTAGCGGGGGCAGCGGGAGCAGCGGCATCGCCAATCGCAAGCACACCACCACCGCTACCCGCAAGCACACCACCACCGCTACCCGCAAGAACGCTGCCACCGCCAACCGCGACAGCGGCAAGCTCGTATCTTCGTCGGATGAGGGGGGGCGCCTGCTCGACGCCGCGGCGGCCAGCGAGGAGAGCAAATTCTTTCACGAGATTAAGGCGTACCTCAGCTATAAGAGCGGGgtggacgaggaggaggcggaggaggaagcggttaGCGCGGATGGCGCGGTTGACGTGGATGACACTGCTAGCCCTGCTAAGGCCGCTAACAAAGGTGACGCATCTGCGGGAGTGGAAACCCAGTGGAGGCGCGCCGAAGACATGGCCAAACGGAGGAGCGCctcgaagaagaagcagcccGCCAGGAAGCCATCGCCAGTCGAGGGGGAGGCAGTGCCCCACGGGGATAGCTATCGCAGCAGCGGCGATGGAATGTCGAAGTTGAGCGCAGGGGAGAGGCACACAGAGTTGACCCTTCACCAGCGGAGTGGAGGTGGAAAGAGCGTCCCTCAAAAGGTGGGAAAGGAGTGTcagcgggggaggggagaagaaggtgGGCACGTTGCAACGCAGCATAGTGAAGTGAGTACAGGGGGGGAACAGCCCCCCAAGGGATACACAAAGTTAGCCTCTAGACGGGGACGAATCGATGGCGCCGTGGGGATGAACGACCTTTCGGCGGAGACGAAAAAGACGCTGCAGTTTGGGGATTATTTAGACAGCAACGGGAGGGAACCCAGTGGGGGTCACCTCCTCCCCCACCATGAGGGGGGGAACACCTCCCCTTTGATTGGCCTTTCATTGGCGGAGGAGGCGAACCGAGCTGAATGGACGGGGGTAGCTCCAAGGGCCCACGCCAGGGAGGGGGACGAGCACTCCTGGGAGAAGGGCGGTGAGAGGGCTGATGAGAAGTTCTGCGAAAGGTTAGACGAGACCCCCCGCGGGGTTAGCGCGAATGACCACCCCCCCGCCGCACAGCTGGACGGAAAAAGCCACGGTggccgcccctcccccgaaGGGAACGtaatcaaaagggggagcgcAACGAGGGAGGCGGTGGCGGAAGAGAGGAGAGACGGCAACGCCCCTAACATCCTCGACGCAGAACCGATGGAGCgacccccccctcctgccgCTGAACGGGGGAACAACGAAGGGGGGGACAGCGGGCCGCGGATCAGGTTCCCCTTTCCACAGCGGGGAAAAAGATTTAAAgacattttcatttcgctCATTAAGAGGGGCGACGCGGGGAGGAGCccagagggggggagaagcccaGATGAAGGGACAATCCCAGAGGAGGGGATAACCCCAGAGGAGGGATCCAACGGACAAGTGCTGCCCACACACGCGAACGCAAAGCAGGCAAGCCgagtggaagaagcggaagaagcggaggaaggagaggaggggggggaaaacaaacaGACGAAAGTGTCCCAAGAAACGAGCGAACTCTCCTTCGAATCGAACTCAAGCAGCAGAAAAAAACCCAACACATTATATAACAACTTCCTAGAGAGTCTGAAGCATCCCTCGTGTAGACACGTGATTGACAAGGTAAGGACGTTCATCCAGAGGTTCCCCAAAGATCTCAGCAGAGAGGTGGCAGCCAGCAAAATACATCGCTTCATAGATGAGACGCAGCCGGTTCTTCTGAACTGTCACATCTACAGAAAGGTAAACGTGTATCAAGCAAATGTAATCGTTGAGGGATATGAGAAATTCCTTTTGCAGAAGCTCCACCCCTATGTTTATAGAATGGAGCCAAAGGATAAGGACGAGGATGAAAAGATATACACCAAAATAAACTGCCTGCAGTGGGTTGAGTTGAAGCACTTGGAGATTGCGGAGGGCATTCAGCTGGAGCGACTGAAGCAGGCACAGGCCGAACTCCTGCGCATACAGAAGATGAGGGCCCCAAACGATAAGCTCATCATGGTGCTGAATTGCTGCCGCATCGTCACGTCTGCCGTGTACGCGGCGAAGAAGAGCTCCAGGCGCAAGCGGCATAGAGCGCACAAGCGGAGCGACTCAGTCGGTGCCCCGGAAAACGCCGAGACGACGGTTGGGAGTGGCGCGGAAGGTGAGGCGGGCGTGGCGGAAGGTGGAGCGGTCGTGGCGGAAGGTGGAGCGGATGCTTTGGAAGTTAAACCGGCCCATTTGGAAGGTGGAGCGGCCGCTTCGGCAGCTAAACTGGCCGCTTCGGACGGGGACGCGTCCGAAACCGAGCGGGACGACGACGAGCTGCTGCCGTGCGCGGACGAAGTGCTCCCCGTGCTCATCTACGTCATCATCAAGACGAACCCCCCGGAACTCATCTCGAACATCGCCTACATCCAAAGCTTTAGGCACCCGAACCACTTCGTTTCTGAAGAAGCCTACTCCTTCACGCAGTTTTGCAGTGGCGTAGAATTCATTAAGGAATTGGGAAAGTCTACGTTTTTAAACATCCCCGAAGAGGAATACAAAGAAAGGGTGTCCCAGGCTGAGCAATTTTACCTGAACGAAGTTAAAGAGAGCAATAAGAAGCTGCAGGAGGCGGCTGGCAAGCTGACCGACTTCATCAAACTCTCCAATGAGAAGAAACTCTGTGTGAATGTTATTAGCAAAATAGAGGGGTTACAGCTGCGCTTCGAGGGGGAGGACAACTTCAACGCGCTGACCGTTTCGAATTTGGCCGCCATCTTCGAGGAGTACAAGCTGCTCGTGCGGCTCAAGAATGAGATTCTGCGGGACATGCAGGAGCACGAGCAGGCGCTCAGCGCGGGGTGA
- a CDS encoding hypothetical protein, conserved (encoded by transcript PVX_089620A; Apicoplast targeted protein. Curated by Stuart Ralph, Walter and Eliza Hall Institute of Medical Research, Australia.), whose product MVGKGHCWSAATCLCCLVLVSICSGVKLSRYQCDRAPRRSCLLDVSAGGMPRRLRKGEGGPIKGCSKADELSNAYECSKADKFSSTDKFSSAGGAPPPDRWNILVSCYDQWDAFRKRFLLTVGEKQCVRDVKKQIEGAHGIPVSLQQILYQGKKLNDDVVIKQLAKGIKINLLNVTLVTMLPHIFPSSENNSANEWEKKKKKKKKKKQLKQKIKYFSYLVLLEEYKNLLNHLDQNNYVVSEEDIAHSFNAFCKKFPQMVHSKGVSLDKIKEEIEELRHVDRKKLLLRLGVDFPLMSNLLVHRLKELISLYYLGDVKSVVKFSLFFFILYKYANYPPRVKRLFLFLSVCFLLAPCKAVYMLLHFSFFFVPRGVLFPGLTNILSASYQQILLCQ is encoded by the exons ATGGTTGGGAAGGGGCACTGCTGGAGCGCCGCTACATGCCTGTGCTGCCTCGTTCTAGTGTCCATATGCAGTGGCGTCAAACTGAGCAGGTACCAGTGTGATAGGGCCCCGAGGAGAAGTTGCCTCCTGGACGTATCGGCCGGCGGGATGCCGCGCAGGCTACGCAAGGGGGAGGGCGGGCCAATCAAGGGGTGCAGCAAAGCAGATGAGTTGAGCAACGCATATGAGTGCAGTAAAGCAGATAAGTTTAGCAGCACAGATAAGTTCAGCAGCGCAGGtggggcccccccccccgacCGGTGGAACATCCTAGTCAGCTGCTACGACCAGTGGGACGCCTTCCGCAAGCGCTTCCTCCTGACGGTGGGCGAAAAGCAGTGTGTGCGGGACGTTAAGAAGCAGATCGAAGGGGCCCACGGAATCCCCGTGTCCTTGCAGCAAATTCTGTACCAAGGAAAAAAGCTAAATGATGACGTGGTGATAAAACAACTAGccaaaggaataaaaattaatctTTTAAATGTAACCCTCGTGACGATGCTGCCGCATATCTTTCCCTCGAGTGAAAACAACTCAGCCAatgaatgggaaaaaaaaaaaaaaaaaaaaaaaaaaaaaaaacagctaaaACAAAAAATCAAATATTTTAGCTACCTGGTTCTCCTCgaggaatataaaaaccTGCTAAACCATTTGGACCAAAACAATTACGTCGTTTCTGAGGAGGACATCGCTCACTCGTTCAatgcattttgcaaaaagtttCCCCAAATGGTACACTCCAAGGGGGTAAGCTTGGACAAgataaaggaagaaatagAGGAGCTGCGCCACGTAGATAGAAAAAAGCTGCTGCTTCGTTTGGGCGTGGACTTTCCTCTAATGAGTAATCTGCTGGTCCACAGACTCAAGGAGCTTATCAGCCTGTATTACCTAGGCGATGTAAAATCTGTGGTTAAATTttccctgtttttttttatcctttataAATACGCCAACTATCCCCCTCGTGTGAAGCggctcttcctcttcctgtcCGTTTGCTTCCTCTTGGCTCCGTGCAAGGCGGTGTACATGCTCCtccacttttccttttttttcgttccccgGGGGGTGCTTTTTCCGG gcctCACGAACATCCTGTCCGCCTCCTACCAGCAGATCCTCCTGTGTCAGTAG
- a CDS encoding eukaryotic translation initiation factor 3 subunit 4, putative (encoded by transcript PVX_089625A) — MIQTERKNWVDIDVEDEESQNENENKKKWEDIDADDDLESNKKLSYFTNYENGIKVVTKYSENLKKQTVKVTKKIKEVVIKKKLNKEINNRLNLKNFNIDTCSSVIVEPTDVVNIEVPKNNLLDFLKGTEYDYLFTEQADKTAKDLKNRFKIFKDEDVEEVKPEDPNKLAAKRDMLFYRSHDTQNKECTVRVTNLSEDVNESELSNLFGRVGQISRMFLAKHKETQNSKGFAFITYSNREEAKRAIEKLNRHGFENLLLSVEWAKPSNR; from the exons ATGATACAAACAG agagGAAAAACTGGGTGGACATCGACGTAGAAGATGAAGAGTCGcagaatgaaaatgaaaaca aaaaaaaatgggaagacaTAGACGCAGATGACGATCTGGAGAGCAACAAAAAGTTGTCCTATTTCACCAACTACGAAAATGGGATCAAAGTGGTCACCAAGTATTCGGAGAACCTGAAGAAGCAGACGGTGAAG GTCAccaagaaaataaaagaagtgGTCATCAAGAAAAAACTCAACAAGGAAATCAACAACAGGCTGAACTTGAAGAACTTCAACATCGACACG TGCAGCTCCGTGATAGTGGAGCCGACGGACGTGGTGAACATCGAAGTGCCCAAGAACAACCTCCTGGACTTCCTCAAGGGGACGGAATACGACTACCTCTTCACCGAGCAGGCCGACAAGACTGCCAAGGACTTGAAGAACAgattcaaaatatttaaggaTGAGGATGTGGAG gaAGTCAAGCCGGAGGACCCCAACAAACTGGCCGCCAAGAGAGACATGCTGTTCTATCGATCACAC gaCACCCAAAACAAGGAGTGCACCGTGCGCGTGACGAACCTCAGCGAAGACGTCAACGAAAGCGAGCTGTCCAACCTCTTTGGAAGAGTTGGCCAAATTTCGAGGATGTTCCTGGCCAAGCACAA gGAAACGCAAAACTCGAAGGGATTCGCCTTCATCACTTATTCCAAtagggaagaagcgaagagggCCATCGAGAAGTTGAATAGGCACGGGTTTGAAAACCTGTTGCTCAGC gTGGAATGGGCCAAGCCGTCCAACCGATGA
- a CDS encoding hypothetical protein, conserved (encoded by transcript PVX_089630A), giving the protein MENFEISDGKNKRGSRGEVKNVYRSLDNEFNFEEEVAPEGEQPAANQSAANQPAANQPAANQPAANTTANQTCKGDANIRTIKIDRKNLKKLFSSQFFTQTLTDDSSSNSLSELKMNKRYAIGEFLKALFVFILFCTTSYFAFFYIFKNYFGNSHLCGHLDLFNYKYESQVRFLPSVSGARHYVFTGKFPFDVLTHKVRKEALRNSMNEELERHNQENAGKDPLEKIKDLDDHPMQILSFAKHNNKMKCERNILDLYRPFYLKTTDADIRQKDFILSEVNYSFVTNPYSVPEARLYAEVASFMKKSEAKNKICYMTSYLNSLEGDKRADAVRQEPDAGRKEADVGRKEADAGRILSEGSAPTPNPEQTKEDTPASEVTTKASEIISAAFKGAKKYFKGTPTGEEQPPQRKASDWGVGAYFSGMFQTPKRRIVYLYDYYDNNFVDLLVAIHNMQYGNSFSDLRAYWEDLKRRFRVVSPEEIYLLEWYCLGVNYNLIENNSQYKLNCVDLLK; this is encoded by the exons atggaaaacttcGAAATATCGGATGGGAAGAATAAGAGGGGCTccaggggggaagtgaagaaTGTGTATAGGAGTCTGGACAACGAATTTAACTTTGAGGAGGAGGTGGCCccggagggggagcagccaGCTGCGAATCAGTCAGCCGCTAACCAGCCAGCTGCGAATCAGCCAGCCGCTAACCAGCCAGCCGCTAACACCACTGCTAACCAAACCTGCAAGGGCGACGCAAACATACGGACGATTAAAATCGACCGGAAGAACCTGAAGAAGTTGTTTAGCAGCCAGTTTTTCACGCAGACGCTGACGGACGACTCAAGCAGCAATTCGCTGAGCgagttaaaaatgaacaagcgGTATGCCATTGGGGAATTCCTGAAGGCTCTCTttgtcttcattttgttctgcACCACTTCctattttgcctttttttacattttcaagAATTATTTTGGCAACAGCCACCTGTGCGGCCACCTGGACTTGTTCAACTATAAGTACGAGAGCCAGgtccgcttcctccccagtGTCAGCGGCGCCAGGCATTACGTCTTCACGG GGAAATTCCCCTTCGACGTCTTAACGCACAAGGTGCGGAAGGAGGCCCTGAGGAACAGCATGAACGAGGAGCTGGAGAGGCACAACCAGGAAAACGCAGGGAAGGACCCCCTCGAGAAAATAAAGGACCTAGACGACCACCCCATGCAGATCCTCTCCTTTGCAAAGCACAACAATAAGATGAAGTGCGAGAGGAACATACTGGACTTGTACCGACCCTTTTACCTCAAGACGACCGACGCGGACATCCGGCAGAAGGACTTCATCCTCAGCGAAGTTAACTACTCCTTTGTTACCAACCCGTATAGCGTCCCCGAGGCCAGG CTCTACGCAGAAGTCGCCTCCTTCATGAAGAAGAGCGAAgcgaagaacaaaatttgcTACATGACTTCCTATTTGAATTCTTTGGAAGGAGATAAGCGGGCGGACGCGGTAAGGCAGGAGCCAGACGCGGGGAGGAAAGAGGCAGATGTGGGGAGGAAAGAAGCCGATGCGGGGAGGATCCTCAGCGAGGGAAGCGCCCCTACGCCAAACCCAGAGCAGACGAAGGAGGACACCCCAGCCAGTGAGGTCACCACCAAAGCATCGGAAATCATCTCGGCCGCGTTCAAAGGAGCAAAGAAATACTTTAAGGGAACCCCCACTGGGGAGGAACAGCCACCGCAGAGGAAGGCCAGCGACTGGGGGGTGGGCGCCTACTTCAGCGGTATGTTCCAAACACCCAAGAGGAGGATCGTCTATCTCTACGATTATTACG aCAACAACTTCGTGGACCTGCTGGTGGCCATCCACAACATGCAGTACGGGAACAGCTTCAGCGACTTGAGGGCCTACTGGGAGGACTTGAAGCGGCGCTTCCGGGTGGTCAGCCCGGAGGAGATTTACCTCCTCGAGTG GTACTGCCTCGGCGTGAACTACaatttaattgaaaataacagTCAGTACAAGTTAAACTGCGTTGATCTTttaaagtag
- a CDS encoding phosphoglycerate mutase, putative (encoded by transcript PVX_089635A), giving the protein MRGYNLVSKLNLGKSLGKSLRANLQTNLQANLQARRTFSEGASAEKGKHTKEGKAKYILCTAVTSVALSVALTYAYENYVLYRWNHKYDYSYNPHMKVIETKLKEKKEGKREKKHVAKNIILVRHGQYVRKNKSDESAKKLTKEGCKQAELTGKKLKEILNEKKISVIYHSDLIRAKETAEIISKYFPNAKLVNDPNLNEGTPYMPDPIPRSSKFDSNRIRVDSKRINKAYESYFYQPPGEEDEYQLVICHGNVIRYFLCRALQLPLFAWLRFSSYNCGITWLVLDDEGSVVLREFGSVAHLPFDSVTYF; this is encoded by the coding sequence ATGCGGGGCTACAACCTGGTGAGCAAACTAAACCTCGGGAAGAGCCTCGGGAAGAGCCTGCGGGCTAATCTGCAGACGAATCTGCAGGCGAATCTGCAGGCGAGGCGAACCTTCAGCGAAGGCGCGAGcgcagaaaaggggaaacacacAAAGGAGGGAAAGGCCAAGTACATCCTCTGCACAGCAGTCACATCCGTCGCGCTCTCAGTCGCCCTGACCTATGCCTACGAAAATTATGTGCTCTACAGATGGAATCATAAATATGATTACTCGTACAATCCGCATATGAAAGTCATTGAGACTAAgttgaaagagaaaaaggaagggaagagagaaaaaaaacacgtagcaaaaaatataatcctTGTGAGACATGGGCAGTAtgtaaggaaaaacaaaagtgaTGAAAGTGCAAAGAAGCTGACCAAGGAGGGTTGCAAGCAAGCAGAACTGACGGGGAAAAAGCTaaaggaaattttaaatgaaaaaaaaattagtgtAATATATCATTCCGATTTAATTAGAGCAAAAGAAACGGCAGAAATTATTAGCAAATATTTTCCGAACGCTAAATTGGTTAATGACCCTAACTTGAATGAAGGTACTCCTTATATGCCTGACCCGATTCCTAGGAGCTCCAAATTTGATAGCAATAGAATCCGTGTAGACAGTAAAAGAATTAATAAAGCGTATGAGAGTTACTTTTACCAGCCGCCTGGGGAGGAAGATGAGTACCAGTTGGTAATTTGCCATGGGAATGTCATTCGGTATTTCCTGTGTAGGGCTCTGCAGCTTCCTTTGTTTGCTTGGCTGCGCTTCTCCAGCTACAACTGCGGGATTACTTGGCTCGTTTTGGACGACGAGGGCTCCGTCGTCCTCCGCGAGTTCGGCTCCGTTGCGCACCTCCCCTTCGACAGCGTCACCTACTTTTGA
- a CDS encoding 26S protease regulatory subunit 6B homolog, putative (encoded by transcript PVX_089640A) has translation MDNISKYLKEEDYYIKLKILKKQIDVLNIQEEYIKEEHKNLKRELIRSKNEIKRIQSVPLIIGQFLDIIDSNYGIVSSTAGSNYYVRILSTLNKEDLKPSVSVALHRHSHSIVNILPSESDSSIQLLQVSERPNVKYTDLGGLDTQKQEMREAVELPLKSPELYEKIGIEPPMGILIYGPPGTGKTMLVKAVANETQVTFIGVVGSEFVQKYLGEGPRMVRDVFRLARENSPSIIFIDEVDAIATKRFDAQTGADREVQRILLELLNQMDGFDKSTNVKVIMATNRADTLDPALLRPGRLDRKIEFPLPDRKQKRLIFQTIISKMNVSSDVNIENFVVRTDKISAADIAAIAQEAGMQAIRKNRYIITANDFEQGYRTHVRKQLRDYEFYNV, from the exons atgGATAACATTAGCAAGTacctgaaggaggaggactaCTACATTAagttgaaaattttgaagaagcagatTGACGTGCTGAACATACAG gaggagTACATCAAGGAGGAGCACAAAAACCTGAAGAGGGAGCTGATCCGGTCGAAGAACGAAATAAAGCGCATACAGAGCGTGCCGCTGATCATCGGGCAGTTCCTGGACATCATTGACAGCAACTACGGGATCGTGAGTAGCACGGCGGGCTCAAACTACTACGTGAGGATTCTTTCCACTCTGAATAAGGAGGACTTGAAGCCATCAGTTAGCGTGGCGTTGCATAGACACAGCCATTCGATCGTTAATATCCTGCCGTCCGAATCGGACAGCAGCATACAGCTCCTACAAGTGAGTGAGAGACCAAATGTAAAGTACACAGATTTGGGAGGACTAGATACGCAGAAGCAGGAAATGAGAGAAGCCGTAGAATTGCCTCTAAAAAGCCCagaattatatgaaaaaattgggatTGAACCCCCCATGGGGATTTTAATATATGGCCCCCCAGGTACTGGGAAGACGATGCTTGTTAAGGCGGTAGCGAATGAGACACAAGTTACCTTCATTGGGGTTGTGGGTTCCGAATTTGTGCAGAAATATTTAGGAGAAGGTCCCAGAATGGTTAGAGATGTATTCAGACTAGCCAGAGAAAACTCCCCgtctattatttttatagatGAAGTAGATGCAATAGCGACGAAGAGATTTGATGCACAAACAGGGGCAGACAGAGAGGTGCAGAGAATCCTCCTAGAATTATTAAATCAAATGGATGGCTTTGATAAATCTACCAATGTGAAAGTCATCATGGCAACTAACAGGGCAGATACCTTAGATCCTGCTCTGTTGAGACCAGGGAGATTAGACAGAAAAATTGAGTTTCCTCTCCCCGATAGGAAACAAAAGAGACTCATTTTCCAAACCATCATTAGCAAGATGAATGTCAGCAGCGATGTTAACATTGAGAACTTCGTGGTGCGCACCGATAAGATAAGCGCCGCCGACATTGCCGCCATTGCGCAGGAGGCCGGCATGCAGGCCATTCGCAAGAACAGGTACATCATCACGGCCAACGACTTCGAGCAGGGCTACCGCACCCATGTGAGGAAGCAGCTCCGCGATTACGAGTTTTACAACGTATAG